TCGGCCGGCTTCTCGGCGACCTTGCGCATCGGTGAGTCGCCTGCCTTGGGGGCGGCCGCCCGGGCCTGCCCGGCAGAGTCCGTGGTCGCCCGTCCGGCGTCCGGAGTCGGCTGCCCGACCAGCGGCTTCACGTCGGTCTTGTCCGCCACGACCGCCTGCCGCAGTTGCGCCGCGGCGGCCGGGTTGACGTTCGGCGAGGTCGAGTCGCCCGAGGCGAGCGCGGGTCCGGCGGCCAGACCGCCGACGGCCGCGACACCGGCGACGGTGAGAACCGCCTTGCGACGGTTGCCCTCGACGAGCCGACCCAGGTCGAGCCGGCGGATCTGGTGCTGCGTCAGACCGCGCAGGTCGGTCTGTAGCGCCTTGGCCTGTTCCAGCCGGCGACCGAGGTCGGCCTGCTCGATCTTGGTCTGGGCGTACTGGCGAAAATCGGTCTGCGTGATGGCCGGGAGCCATCGAGTGAAGCGGGTCTTCACGATGGGAGCCCTTCCGTTGGGGGTGAACACTCCGTGGGGAGCGAACCCGGGGGGGGTGACTCACTCCGCGAGGAGAAGTCCGGGGCAAAACAACACGCCCGGCAGGTGCTGCTCGGGCGTACGCAATGTGTAACGGGCCCGCCCCATCCGACATTCCGGATATGAGCGGTTGGCCAGAATTCAGCGCGGACACGACCGCCAGTGAATCCGTCATAACGGACACGACGGACGGCCTTGGCCCTGATCGGACCGGGTACGGGCTACGCTCTCCCCATGCTCGGCACCCACACGACCACGGCCGGCGTTGCCTTCCTGGCCCGCCCGGGACGCCCCGCCGTGGTGACACGCACCGTCGCCGAGCTGAACGGTCCCGTCAGCGGCCAGGTCGAACTGCCGTTGCGGCTCATGTGGTGCCCGGACCGGACCTTCGACCTGACCGACCCGGACCAACTGCTCTGGATGTACGAGAACGTGCTGCGCGAAGCCACCCGTACCGATGACCTACGGCGACTCATCAACGGCGCCCTGCTGCGGCGGGTGTGGCCGGAACTGAACCTGCCGCACGGCGTCCGGCGGGCCTGGGAGACCCGGCACCGCTCGTTGCACCGGGCCGCGTGAGCACCGCCCACCTGGGCGACTTCTACCGCGAGGTGGCCCGCGTCGCCCTCTCCGTCGCCGACCGCTACGGGTTCGTACTGGGCGGCGGGGTGGCCTGGGCGGCACACGGCCTGGTCAGCCGTCCCACCGAGGACGTGGACCTGTTCGCCGACGTCGACGGCGCGGCGGGCGCGGCGGCGGCCGAGGTGCGCAACGTGCTCCGGGCCGCCGGCTTCGACGTGCGCGACGAGGATCCGGCGAGCGACCTGGCCAGTCTCTTCGACGGATTCGACCAGGACATGAAGGACTTCGTCGTGAGCCGGGGCGGCCGGCAACTCAGACTGACCCTGGGCCGGCTCGACCGGCACCGGAGCCCGGTGGTGATGGACCTGGGGCCGGTCATGCACGTCCAGGATCTGGTCGCGAGCAAGACCGTCGCCCTGATCACCCGCCGCGAGGTACGCGACTACATCGACATCGCCGCCGCACTCGACGTCTACCGCATCGACGAGTTGCTCGCACTGGCACACGGCTACGATCCGGCGCTCGACCCGGACGACGTTCGCGCCGCCGGCCACTACCTGGATCGGCTGCCCGACCAACGGTTCGCGCGCTACGGCCTCACCACGGACGAGGTACGGGTCGTGCACCAACGCCTGGCGGAATGGCCACGCTGACCGCACCCAGCCCGGTACGGCCGCTGGCCGGGTCCCCCGTGACGGAGGCCCGACCAGCGGCCGTTCTGCTGCTCACTGCTGTGTTACTTGGTCTTACTTGGTCCAGACGTCCTGGACGATGTGGGCGGCCTGGTTCTCCCACTGCGCGTACGCGTCCGGGAACGCCGACACCTGAACCTTCTGCGCCGCCACCGTCAGCGGCAGATCCTGCCAGCCGTCAACCTGCTTCAGGTTGCTCAGGAACGCCGTCGCCGCGTAGGTCGGGTCCGTGATCTGCTCCGGGGTACCCCAACCCGACGACGGGCGCTGCTGGAACAAGCCCAGGGAGTCGTGGTCGTTCATGTCACCCAGATGACCCAGGTTCTCCAACTTCGACTCCTGCATCGAGGTAGCGACCGCGATCACCGCACCACGCTCACCCATACCCAACTTCTTGGCCACATCGGTGATGGCCTTGGCGTTAGCGAGCTGGTCCTTGCTCAACGAGATCTCCGACTGGGCACCCTGGGTGCCGTGCGGCACCAGCTTGTCCATGGCCGGCTTACTGTCAACAACCTGCGCGACCGTGGTCATCGCCGGGGCGGTGTGCACGGCCGGGGACGCGAACGCATGCGACGCGGGACCCGCGACGGCGCCACCAACAAAGGCGAGGCCAGCAACACCAAGAGCGGTCTTACGAACAAACGAAGCTTCAGTAACAGCGGTGAAAGTCGTCTTCACGATGGTTCACCTTCCAATCGGGGGTACCGAGGCGCACACACCAAGGGGGGAAACAGGTGCGTCACTCGGGAAGAAGTACGAGGCCACAGGCCCTCATGAGGCGGGGAGAGAACACTGCCTCGGCGCTGCTCCGGTCGTACGCGATGTATAACGACCCCACCCCCGCCAACATTCCGCCGACCACGCCCCGAACCAAGTTGATCAAGCCCAAAAACCTCGCACCGGGGACAGCCGGAACGACGGGGACGTCCAGCGCAGGCTCCCCGGGTGCCGTCTGGGCGATCCGGTGCGAGGATGCACGGATGTACCTCATTCGTGAGCGGCTCTTCGACATCGGCGACGACTTCGACATCACCGACGACGCGGGCCGCAAGGTCTTCCACGTCAACGGCAAGGTTCTGACCCTGCGCGACAAGCTCGTCATCGAAGACGCAGCCGGCGCGGAGGTCGCCTCGGTACACCGGCAACTGATCGCACTGCGTCGGACGTACACCATCAAGATCGGTGGCGAGAAGGCAGCGGAGGTGCGTAAGAACCTCTTCACGCCGTTC
The Micromonospora pisi DNA segment above includes these coding regions:
- a CDS encoding nucleotidyl transferase AbiEii/AbiGii toxin family protein — translated: MSTAHLGDFYREVARVALSVADRYGFVLGGGVAWAAHGLVSRPTEDVDLFADVDGAAGAAAAEVRNVLRAAGFDVRDEDPASDLASLFDGFDQDMKDFVVSRGGRQLRLTLGRLDRHRSPVVMDLGPVMHVQDLVASKTVALITRREVRDYIDIAAALDVYRIDELLALAHGYDPALDPDDVRAAGHYLDRLPDQRFARYGLTTDEVRVVHQRLAEWPR